In the genome of Coregonus clupeaformis isolate EN_2021a chromosome 1, ASM2061545v1, whole genome shotgun sequence, one region contains:
- the LOC121569898 gene encoding ras-related protein ORAB-1: MNPEYDYLFKLLLIGDSGVGKSCLLLRFADDTYTESYISTIGVDFKIRTIELDGKTIKLQIWDTAGQERFRTITSSYYRGAHGIIVVYDVTDQESFNNVKQWLQEIDRYASENVNKLLVGNKCDLTTKKVVDYTTAKEFADSLGIPFLETSAKNATNVEQAFMTMAAEIKKRMGPGATTGGNEKSNVKIQSTPVKPASGGCC, encoded by the exons ATGAATCCCGAATA tGACTATTTATTCAAGCTGCTCCTGATCGGTGACTCTGGCGTCGGAAAGTCTTGTCTTCTACTCCGATTTGCA GATGACACGTACACAGAAAGCTACATTAGCACAATCGGAGTGGACTTCAAAATACGAACTATAGAATTAGACGGAAAGACCATTAAACTTCAAATC TGGGACACGGCAGGGCAGGAGAGGTTTCGCACAATCACATCCAGCTACTACAGAGGAGCCCACGGCATCATCGTAGTCTATGACGTCACAGACCAG GAGTCCTTCAACAATGTCAAGCAGTGGCTACAGGAAATCGACCGCTACGCCAGTGAAAATGTCAACAAGCTATTGGTGGGGAACAAGTGTGACCTGACAACAAAGAAAGTGGTGGATTACACAACAGCAAAG GAGTTTGCGGACTCCCTGGGCATCCCATTCTTGGAAACGAGTGCCAAGAATGCCACCAATGTAGAGCAGGCCTTCATGACCATGGCTGCTGAGATCAAGAAGAGGATGGGCCCTGGGGCTACGACCGGCGGCAACGAGAAGTCCAATGTCAAGATCCAGAGTACGCCTGTCAAACCTGCCTCGGGGGGCTGCTGCTGA
- the zgc:153169 gene encoding N(4)-(Beta-N-acetylglucosaminyl)-L-asparaginase isoform X1: MAAVGTWGFSQPSVERIRSLITAGRHATDAVEEAMAEVEDDPETGLHIVGRGGFPNSGGVVECDAAIMEGITGRFGAVAALRGVGAPVRVARRVMDRSPHSLLVGEGAAAFAREQGFTIEPNDNMLSAHSAKAYQEFLEQKQSVSGHDTLGLIALDNMGNITVGVSTSGAPFKSPGRVGDSPLPGCGLYAEHMVGAAAATGDGDKIMCHCPSFHAVQLMKQGSSPNRACYTVLDDIIRRTAPDRCFEIGLIALNVKGKVGAASSVEFPYTFWNQGKDYVETSTQLPNSTVTEGTEECDTHVQ, translated from the exons ATGGCAGCTGTGGGGACATGGGGTTTCTCTCAGCCTTCCGTGGAGAGAATACGGTCCCTGATTACCGCTGGAAGACACGCCACAGATGCTGTAGAGGAGGCCATGGCAG AGGTTGAAGATGACCCAGAGACTGGGCTTCACATTGTGGGGAGGGGAGGATTCCCTAACAGTGGGGGAGTGGTGGAGTGTGATGCTGCCATCATGGAGGGCATCACTGGCAGGTTCGGGGCAGTCGCAGCACTACGAGG GGTTGGGGCTCCGGTGCGGGTGGCTCGTAGGGTGATGGACAGAAGCCCCCACAGTCTGCTGGTTGGGGAGGGAGCAGCAGCTTTCGCCAGGGAGCAGGGCTTTACTATAGAGCCCAACGACAACATGTTGAGTGCACACTCAGCCAAGGCTTACCAG GAATTTCTGGAACAGAAGCAAAGTGTTAGTGGACATGACACACTTG GACTTATAGCATTAGACAACATGGGGAACATAACTGTTG GAGTTTCTACTTCAGGGGCTCCCTTCAAATCACCAGGGAGGGTGGGAGACTCGCCCCTACCGGGCTGTGGCCTATATGCTGAACACATG GTGGGAGCCGCGGCAG CCACAGGTGATGGTGATAAAATAATGTGCCATTGCCCAAGCTTCCACGCTGTTCAACTGATGAAACAG gGGTCATCACCCAACAGGGCCTGTTACACTGTCCTGGATGACATCATCAGGAGGACTGCCCCAGACAGGTGCTTTGAGATTGGACTCATCGCCCTGAACGTGAAG GGTAAAGTAGGGGCTGCCTCTTCAGTGGAGTTTCCCTACACATTCTGGAACCAGGGGAAGGACTATGTGGAAACAAGTACTCAGCTTCCAAATTCCACAGTAACGGAAGGCACAGAAGAATGTGACACACATGTACAGTGA
- the zgc:153169 gene encoding N(4)-(Beta-N-acetylglucosaminyl)-L-asparaginase isoform X2, giving the protein MAAVGTWGFSQPSVERIRSLITAGRHATDAVEEAMAEVEDDPETGLHIVGRGGFPNSGGVVECDAAIMEGITGRFGAVAALRGVGAPVRVARRVMDRSPHSLLVGEGAAAFAREQGFTIEPNDNMLSAHSAKAYQEFLEQKQSVSGHDTLGLIALDNMGNITVGVSTSGAPFKSPGRVGDSPLPGCGLYAEHMVGAAAGDGDKIMCHCPSFHAVQLMKQGSSPNRACYTVLDDIIRRTAPDRCFEIGLIALNVKGKVGAASSVEFPYTFWNQGKDYVETSTQLPNSTVTEGTEECDTHVQ; this is encoded by the exons ATGGCAGCTGTGGGGACATGGGGTTTCTCTCAGCCTTCCGTGGAGAGAATACGGTCCCTGATTACCGCTGGAAGACACGCCACAGATGCTGTAGAGGAGGCCATGGCAG AGGTTGAAGATGACCCAGAGACTGGGCTTCACATTGTGGGGAGGGGAGGATTCCCTAACAGTGGGGGAGTGGTGGAGTGTGATGCTGCCATCATGGAGGGCATCACTGGCAGGTTCGGGGCAGTCGCAGCACTACGAGG GGTTGGGGCTCCGGTGCGGGTGGCTCGTAGGGTGATGGACAGAAGCCCCCACAGTCTGCTGGTTGGGGAGGGAGCAGCAGCTTTCGCCAGGGAGCAGGGCTTTACTATAGAGCCCAACGACAACATGTTGAGTGCACACTCAGCCAAGGCTTACCAG GAATTTCTGGAACAGAAGCAAAGTGTTAGTGGACATGACACACTTG GACTTATAGCATTAGACAACATGGGGAACATAACTGTTG GAGTTTCTACTTCAGGGGCTCCCTTCAAATCACCAGGGAGGGTGGGAGACTCGCCCCTACCGGGCTGTGGCCTATATGCTGAACACATG GTGGGAGCCGCGGCAG GTGATGGTGATAAAATAATGTGCCATTGCCCAAGCTTCCACGCTGTTCAACTGATGAAACAG gGGTCATCACCCAACAGGGCCTGTTACACTGTCCTGGATGACATCATCAGGAGGACTGCCCCAGACAGGTGCTTTGAGATTGGACTCATCGCCCTGAACGTGAAG GGTAAAGTAGGGGCTGCCTCTTCAGTGGAGTTTCCCTACACATTCTGGAACCAGGGGAAGGACTATGTGGAAACAAGTACTCAGCTTCCAAATTCCACAGTAACGGAAGGCACAGAAGAATGTGACACACATGTACAGTGA